In a single window of the Alosa sapidissima isolate fAloSap1 chromosome 18, fAloSap1.pri, whole genome shotgun sequence genome:
- the kcnk7 gene encoding potassium channel, subfamily K, member 7 isoform X1, translating to MARCWDSTVRFVRENAFPFLLFGYLLFLLFGGLVFMALEQSGENYLVTEVQHLRTRFLSENRCLQEKRLDTLLQEVLTVGKSGVAVLEADSDHYNFDFTSSLFFVSTVLTTTGYGTTMPLSDEGRLFCILYCMLGIPVTLLLLSCLTHALLPWVTGRPVLYLQTRWGLSKSRAALIYACILAGATGVVFFLLPAVVLSLLERDWNFLEALYFCFISLSTIGLGDYLPGRTHSKATRQGLELATSCYLVVGLVVLLVVLETFWVLPQVQALIRLFSRPSSTTELKGVDLDEMVLGWDHTYPNSPEEGPEYALPISTISPCPPEVPLPLSPPQPSPEKGQEELPPDQPADTPPEDPKQ from the exons ATGGCCCGCTGTTGGGACTCAACTGTAAGATTTGTACGAGAAAACGCGTTCCCGTTTCTGTTGTTTGGATACCTTCTCTTTTTACTATTTGGCGGACTTGTTTTTATGGCACTTGAGCAGTCTGGCGAGAACTATTTGGTGACCGAAGTGCAGCACCTTCGAACGAGGTTTCTCTCAGAAAACCGCTGTCTTCAAGAGAAACGACTGGACACACTGCTACAAGAGGTGCTCACCGTCGGGAAAAGCGGAGTCGCAGTGCTGGAAGCAGACAGCGACCATTACAACTTTGACTTTACATCATCGCTTTTCTTCGTCAGTACCGTTCTTACAACCACAG GTTATGGCACCACCATGCCCCTATCGGACGAAGGACGCCTCTTCTGCATCCTCTACTGCATGCTGGGGATCCCCGTCaccctgctcctcctctcctgcctcaCCCATGCCCTGCTCCCCTGGGTTACTGGCCGGCCCGTCCTCTACCTCCAGACCCGCTGGGGTCTCTCCAAGAGCCGCGCTGCGCTGATCTATGCCTGCATTCTGGCCGGCGCCACCGGCGTAGTGTTCTTCCTGCTCCCAGCCGTGGTGCTGTCGCTGCTGGAGCGCGACTGGAACTTCCTCGAGGCGCTCTACTTCTGCTTCATCTCGCTGAGCACCATCGGCCTCGGGGACTACCTGCCGGGGCGGACGCACAGCAAGGCAACACGACAAGGCCTGGAGTTGGCCACCTCCT GCTACCTGGTTGTGGGTCTGGTGGTTCTCCTGGTCGTCCTCGAGACCTTCTGGGTTCTCCCTCAGGTGCAGGCGCTAATCCGACTCTTCAGCCGGCCAAGCAGCACCACCGAGCTCAAGGGCGTGGACCTGGACGAGATGGTGCTGGGTTGGGACCACACATACCCAAACTCACCCGAGGAGGGACCCGAGTATGCCCTGCCCATCTCCACCATCTCCCCCTGCCCGCCAGAGGTGCCCCTGCCCCTGTCTCCTCCTCAGCCCTCACCAGAGAAGGGGCAGGAAGAGTTGCCCCCTGACCAGCCTGCAGATACCCCACCTGAAGACCCAAAGCAATGA
- the cth1 gene encoding cysteine three histidine 1: MFETSHNDLMLFASQEDEAAVHNLLCDGEAPTSQGLSLAEALLPLVQTSAPQLTPLLYSTRYKTELCSRYAETGACKYAERCQFAHGLHDLHVPSRHPKYKTELCRTFHTAGYCVYGTRCLFVHSLQEQRPPSRHQRRPGHVRTVPCRNYRAFGVCPFGTHCHFLHVDAGASEASTDSEEEKICPPPTASSATAVPHVPARSEWKPRGTLCRTFSAFGFCLYGTRCRFQHGLPKALQGSSLDSFSAPSPSSSQPTWPSFPTSLTQLPTRAVSPASDMRSSSPTSWSSSSPPSALASPIYPDDGFPITPPLSCEPLVHNAFTFSSQHLNDLLLPLAFRLQQLETSQAMEALDKPLGL; the protein is encoded by the exons ATGTTTGAG ACCAGCCACAACGACCTGATGCTGTTCGCTTCCCAAGAAGATGAGGCGGCCGTGCACAACCTGCTCTGCGACGGAGAGGCGCCAACGAGCCAGGGCTTGTCACTTGCCGAGGCCTTGCTCCCCCTAGTGCAGACCTCTGCACCTCAACTCACACCACTCCTGTATTCAACACGCTACAAGACGGAGCTATGCAGCCGCTATGCCGAGACGGGCGCATGCAAATACGCAGAGCGTTGCCAGTTCGCCCATGGCCTACATGACCTGCACGTCCCCTCTCGCCACCCCAAGTACAAGACGGAGCTTTGTCGCACTTTCCACAcggccggctactgcgtgtatGGCACTCGTTGCCTCTTCGTTCACAGTCTGCAGGAGCAGAGGCCACCTTCTCGCCATCAACGCAGGCCCGGCCATGTCCGCACGGTGCCTTGCCGCAACTACCGAGCCTTTGGCGTCTGTCCCTTCGGCACCCATTGCCACTTCCTGCACGTAGACGCCGGCGCCTCGGAGGCCTCAACGGACAGCGAGGAGGAGAAGATCTGCCCCCCGCCGACTGCCTCATCTGCCACCGCCGTCCCCCACGTACCTGCCCGCTCAGAATGGAAACCTAGAGGCACCCTCTGTCGCACCTTCAGCGCATTCGGCTTCTGTCTGTACGGCACCCGCTGCCGCTTCCAGCACGGCCTACCAAAAGCATTGCAAGGCTCAAGCTTGGATTCCTTCTCTGCACCTTCTCCATCCTCCAGTCAACCCACCTGGCCCTCCTTCCCCACGTCATTGACCCAGCTCCCGACGAGAGCGGTGTCCCCAGCCTCGGATATGCGCTCTTCGTCTCCCACGTCGTGGTCTTCCTCTTCGCCACCATCTGCCCTGGCATCTCCAATCTACCCAGACGACGGCTTCCCCATCACCCCACCGCTCTCCTGCGAGCCTTTAGTCCACAACGCCTTCACATTCTCCAGTCAGCACCTGAACGACCTGCTGCTGCCCCTGGCCTTTCGTCTCCAGCAGTTGGAGACCAGCCAGGCCATGGAGGCACTGGATAAGCCGCTAGGCCTCTAG
- the taf6l gene encoding TAF6-like RNA polymerase II p300/CBP-associated factor-associated factor 65 kDa subunit 6L: MTEREERRFAEVSRESVKLMAESSGVELSDDVAALLAEDVCYRLREATQSSSQFMRHAKRRKLTVEDFNRALRWSNVDAVCGYGSQEPMPFRPAKEGELFFVEDRDVNLVELALATNIPKGCAETMVRVHVSYLDGKGNLEHGKEGTVPSAVQSLSEDLLKYYHQITRAILGEDPHLMKVALLDLQSNSKIAALLPYFVYVISGVKSVSHDLEQLNRLLHMVRSLVQNPYLYLGSYVRSLVSSVMYCILEPLAASINPLNDHWTLRDYAALLLSHIFWTHGDLVSGLYHQILLSLQKVLSDPVRPLCSHYGAVVGLHALGWKAVERVLYPHLPAYWANLQAVLDDYSVSNAQVKADGHKVYGAILVAVERLLKMKALSLSQPAEGEAGSQQGMSGGLLGFRESSPGLSPPPEPLAEAGLGIASHLQAGGAGWPWEDWTPVPLPAMYSELYSFFGDSLAVRFSTGPELGSGSSASAAASQSGPDGRKEPGGGAGAGGGAGGSAGMDTARKMPQLTANLSISPRQDGSPRTEPAPPSLAATAPGRSLARSSSSSSSSVQRSRSSSSRPGQRSAGPSRDIFPKARFPTPQAGAPSFSFLIGGRQMGRRCQGRRFQTSFNPPAGMSTLPPRAYAHKLPVIGRVSKPVRRWTYSHYSLHLPL, from the exons ATGacggaaagagaggagaggcgttTCGCTGAAGTATCCCGTGAATCAGTCAAACTGATGGCGGAGAGCTCAGGGGTTGAGCTCAGCGACGATGTAGCTGCCCTTCTCGCCGAAGATGTATGTTACAGACTCAGGGAGGCCACACAA AGTAGCTCCCAGTTTATGCGGCACGCCAAGAGACGGAAACTCACAGTGGAGGACTTCAACAGAGCTCTCCGATGGAGCAATGTAGAC GCTGTATGTGGCTATGGATCTCAAGAGCCTATGCCTTTCCGTCCAGCCAAAGAGGGGGAGCTCTTTTTTGTTGAGGATCGAGACGTCAACCTGGTGGAGTTGGCCCTTGCCACTAATATACCAAAGGGCTGTGCAGAGACCATGGTGCGAG TGCATGTGTCCTACCTGGATGGAAAGGGCAACCTGGAACATGGAAAGGAAGGGACAG TGCCCAGTGCTGTCCAGTCATTGTCCGAAGACCTTCTGAAGTATTACCACCAGATCACTCGTGCTATACTTGGTGAAGACCCACACCTTATGAAG GTGGCGCTGCTGGATCTGCAATCCAACTCCAAGATTGCTGCTCTTTTGCCATACTTTGTGTATGTCATCAGTGGG GTGAAGTCGGTGAGCCATGACCTGGAGCAGCTGAACCGGCTGCTCCACATGGTGCGCAGCCTGGTGCAGAACCCTTACCTGTACCTGGGCTCGTACGTGCGCAGCCTGGTGTCCAGCGTCATGTACTGCATCCTGGAGCCCCTGGCTGCCTCCATTAACCCGCTCAACGACCACTGGACCCTGCGCGACTATGCTGCCCTGCTGCTCAGCCACATATTCTG GACCCACGGGGACCTGGTGAGCGGACTGTACCACCAGATCCTGCTGTCTCTGCAGAAGGTTCTGTCTGACCCGGTGCGACCCCTCTGCTCCCATTACGGGGCCGTAGTGGGCCTGCATGCCCTGGGCTGGAAA GCTGTTGAGAGGGTGCTGTATCCGCACCTGCCGGCCTACTGGGCCAACCTGCAAGCAGTCCTGGACGATTACTCCGTCTCAAACGCACAAGTCAAGGCTGATGGACACAAGGTCTATGGAGCCATCCTG GTGGCAGTAGAGCGCTTGCTGAAGATGAAGGCGCTGAGCCTGTCCCAGCCTGCagagggagaggcagggagCCAGCAGGGCATGAGTGGCGGGTTGCTGGGCTTCAGAGAGAGCTCACCGGGCCTCAGCCCTCCACCAGAGCCACTGGCCGAAGCCGGCCTGGGCATCGCCAGCCATCTGCAGGCGGGTGGCGCCGGCTGGCCGTGGGAGGACTGGACGCCTGTGCCCCTGCCAGCCATGTACAGCGAGCTCTACTCGTTCTTCGGGGACAGCCTGGCCGTGCGGTTCAGCACAGGCCCGGAGCTGGGGTCCGGCTCGTCGGCCAGTGCGGCTGCGAGCCAGAGCGGACCGGACGGGCGGAAGGAGCCTGGGGGTGGCGCCGGGGCCGGCGGGGGAGCAGGTGGCAGCGCAGGGATGGACACGGCGCGGAAGATGCCCCAGCTGACGGCCAATCTCAGCATCAGCCCACGGCAGGACGGAAGCCCTCGGACGGAGCCTGCACCACCCAGTCTGGCCGCAACTGCCCCAGGAAG GTCTCTTGCCCGATCTtcgtcatcctcctcttcctcagtccAGCGATCCCGCTCGTCTTCCTCACGCCCCGGTCAGCGCTCTGCAGGGCCGTCTCGCGACATCTTCCCCAAAGCCCGCTTCCCCACGCCTCAGGCTGGAGCCCCCTCCTTCTCCTTTCTCATTGGTGGACGCCAGATGGGCCGCCGTTGCCAAGGCCGACGCTTCCAGACAAGCTTCAACCCCCCAGCGGGAATGTCCACTCTGCCACCACGCGCCTACGCCCACAAACTGCCCGTCATTGGCCGCGTCAGCAAACCCGTGCGCCGCTGGACATATTCCCACTACTCTCTGCACCTGCCTCTTTAA
- the kcnk7 gene encoding potassium channel, subfamily K, member 7 isoform X2 yields the protein MGVFEIVSVFGKKMIRSDISNNIGYGTTMPLSDEGRLFCILYCMLGIPVTLLLLSCLTHALLPWVTGRPVLYLQTRWGLSKSRAALIYACILAGATGVVFFLLPAVVLSLLERDWNFLEALYFCFISLSTIGLGDYLPGRTHSKATRQGLELATSCYLVVGLVVLLVVLETFWVLPQVQALIRLFSRPSSTTELKGVDLDEMVLGWDHTYPNSPEEGPEYALPISTISPCPPEVPLPLSPPQPSPEKGQEELPPDQPADTPPEDPKQ from the exons ATGGGGGTGTTTGagattgtgtctgtgtttggaaAAAAGATGATCAGAAGTGATATTTCCAAcaacattg GTTATGGCACCACCATGCCCCTATCGGACGAAGGACGCCTCTTCTGCATCCTCTACTGCATGCTGGGGATCCCCGTCaccctgctcctcctctcctgcctcaCCCATGCCCTGCTCCCCTGGGTTACTGGCCGGCCCGTCCTCTACCTCCAGACCCGCTGGGGTCTCTCCAAGAGCCGCGCTGCGCTGATCTATGCCTGCATTCTGGCCGGCGCCACCGGCGTAGTGTTCTTCCTGCTCCCAGCCGTGGTGCTGTCGCTGCTGGAGCGCGACTGGAACTTCCTCGAGGCGCTCTACTTCTGCTTCATCTCGCTGAGCACCATCGGCCTCGGGGACTACCTGCCGGGGCGGACGCACAGCAAGGCAACACGACAAGGCCTGGAGTTGGCCACCTCCT GCTACCTGGTTGTGGGTCTGGTGGTTCTCCTGGTCGTCCTCGAGACCTTCTGGGTTCTCCCTCAGGTGCAGGCGCTAATCCGACTCTTCAGCCGGCCAAGCAGCACCACCGAGCTCAAGGGCGTGGACCTGGACGAGATGGTGCTGGGTTGGGACCACACATACCCAAACTCACCCGAGGAGGGACCCGAGTATGCCCTGCCCATCTCCACCATCTCCCCCTGCCCGCCAGAGGTGCCCCTGCCCCTGTCTCCTCCTCAGCCCTCACCAGAGAAGGGGCAGGAAGAGTTGCCCCCTGACCAGCCTGCAGATACCCCACCTGAAGACCCAAAGCAATGA